The genomic window CCGGCACGACCGTCACGGTGCGGACGCCGGGCGGCGGCGGGTACGGCGACCCGGCGGACCGCGACCCGGACGCGCGAGCGCAGGACCGCGCCGACGGAACCGTCGAGGACCGATAAGTCGCTTCTTACGACTCGAACGGCGCGAGCATCGCGTCGTCGTACGCCACGGGGTTCCCGTCGCGGTCGAAACAGCCGTACTCGGTGACGCCCTCGATGTTGGTCCGGCCGCCGCTGGACAGCTCGTGTGCGACCCGGATCCGCTCCGGAGTCACGTCGACCACGTCGCAGTCCACGGTCAGCGTCGACTCGAACAGCACGGGCGACTGGAACTCCCAGCGCCAGTCACGGAGCTTGTACGGTCGCTTCTCGTCGTTCAGTTCCGCGAGGCCGGTGCCCTGCTCCGTCAGGAACTCCTCCATCGCCACGTCGGCGAACCGCGGGTACTCCTCGAAGTAGGCCAGTTCGGCTCCCTCGATGTGCGGACTGCGGATCGGGACCGACTTCGAGAACGACGGGTAGTCGTCGGCCGCCGAATCACCTTCAGCGTCGTCGGGTCCGACCGCGGGGTCGCGGTCGACGCACGCGTCGTCCAGTGCCGACTGCGCAGTCTCGGGCAGCGGGAGGGCGGAGCCGTCGGTCCCGATCGTCACATGGGTCATCCGCGCCGTCGACACCGGGTCGCCGTCGCCGTCGACGGTCTCGTACACCAGTTCGACGCTCGACTCGCCGACCTCACGGGGCACCGTCTCGACGGAGACGCTGTCGCCGATGGCGGGGTAGCGGTCGACCGAGGTGCTGACGACGACGGGGGCGTACGGGATGCCGTCGTCCGCGAGGATCGTCTCGAACGGGTAGTCGACCGCCGCGGCCAGCTCCTGTGTCGAGCGCAGTTGCCAGTCGAAGAAGGTCGCGCCGTGGACGAGCGGCCCGGCGAACTCGCCGAACTTCACTCGGTGGTCGCTGATCGTTTGCACGTCCGTGGGGTCGGGACCGGGGGTTACTACAGTACAGGAAACGGCAAACGAGACGGGCGGTCGCCGTGACGGGAGATCGGCCCGTCGTCTCGACGCCGGGGTTTGATTACCGTGGGGACCGTGTGAACGTCCGACATGAGCGCACCTGACGACGCGGTCCCGATAACGGTGGTCAGCGGGCCGCTGGGGGCGGGGAAGACGACACTGGTCAACCGGCTGCTGAACGACCCCGGCGACCGCCGGATCGCGGTCGTCGTCAACGACATGGGCGAGGTCAACGTCGACGCGGAACTGTTAGACGGCGAGACGGAGGAAGGGGTGGTCGACCTCTCGAACGGCTGCATCTGCTGTCGGCTGCAGGACGACCTCGTCACCGAGGTCACGGAGCTGGCGGAATCCCGGTCGTTCGACTATCTCGTCGTCGAGGCGTCCGGGATCAGCGAGCCGATCCCCATCGCGCGGACGCTGACGGGGGCGGACGGCGACGAGGTCCCCGACCGCCTCCGGCTCGACACGACGGTGTCGGTCGTCGACGCCTACGGGTTCTGGAAGGCGTTCGACCCGGACGCGTCGCTGCCAGACGCTGCCCCGGACCCGGAGCGCCCCCTGACGGAGGTGCTCGTCGAC from Halostella salina includes these protein-coding regions:
- a CDS encoding thioesterase family protein, which translates into the protein MQTISDHRVKFGEFAGPLVHGATFFDWQLRSTQELAAAVDYPFETILADDGIPYAPVVVSTSVDRYPAIGDSVSVETVPREVGESSVELVYETVDGDGDPVSTARMTHVTIGTDGSALPLPETAQSALDDACVDRDPAVGPDDAEGDSAADDYPSFSKSVPIRSPHIEGAELAYFEEYPRFADVAMEEFLTEQGTGLAELNDEKRPYKLRDWRWEFQSPVLFESTLTVDCDVVDVTPERIRVAHELSSGGRTNIEGVTEYGCFDRDGNPVAYDDAMLAPFES